Proteins from a single region of Dama dama isolate Ldn47 chromosome 14, ASM3311817v1, whole genome shotgun sequence:
- the LOC133068986 gene encoding cysteine and histidine-rich domain-containing protein 1-like, with protein sequence MALLCYNRGCGQRFDPETNSDDACTYHPGVPVFHDALKGWSCCKRRTTDFSDFLSIVGCTKGRHNSEKPPEPVKPEVKTTEKKELSELKPKFQEHIIQAPKPVEAIKRPSPDEPMTNLELKISASLKQALDKLKLSSGNEENKKEEDSDEIKIGTSCKNGGCSKTYQGPQSLEEVCVYHSGVPIFHEGMKYWSCCRRKTSDFNTFLAQEGCTTGKHMWTKKDAGKKVVPCRHDWHQTGGEVTISVYAKNSLPELSQVEANSTLLNVHIVFEGEKEFHQNVKLWGVIDVKRSYVNMTATKIEITMRKAEPMQWASLELPAAKTHGKQKEETTE encoded by the coding sequence ATGGCCCTGCTGTGCTACAACCGGGGCTGCGGCCAGCGCTTCGATCCCGAGACCAACTCCGACGATGCTTGTACATACCACCCAGGCGTTCCAGTCTTTCATGATGCATTAAAGGGTTGGTCTTGCTGTAAGAGAAGAACAactgatttttctgattttttaagtaTTGTAGGCTGTACGAAAGGAAGGCATAACAGTGAGAAGCCACCTGAGCCAGTCAAACCTGAAGTCAAGACTACTGAGAAGAAAGAGCTTTCTGAATTGAAACCCAAATTTCAGGAGCACATCATTCAGGCCCCTAAACCAGTAGAAGCAATAAAAAGGCCAAGCCCGGATGAACCAATGACAAATTTGGAATTAAAGATATCTGCCTCCCTAAAACAAGCACTTGATAAACTTAAACTGTCATCGGGgaatgaagaaaataagaaagaagaagaCAGTGATGAAATTAAGATTGGAACCTCATGTAAAAATGGAGGGTGTTCAAAGACATACCAGGGTCCACAGAGTCTAGAAGAAGTCTGTGTATATCATTCTGGAGTACCTATTTTCCATGAAGGGATGAAATACTGGAGCTGTTGTAGAAGAAAAACTTCTGATTTTAATACATTCTTAGCCCAAGAAGGCTGTACAACAGGGAAACACATGTGGACTAAAAAGGATGCTGGGAAAAAGGTTGTTCCATGTAGACATGACTGGCATCAGACTGGGGGTGAAGTCACCATTTCGGTATATGCGAAAAATTCACTTCCCGAGCTTAGCCAAGTAGAAGCAAATAGCACATTGTTAAATGTACACATTGTATTTGAAGGAGAGAAGGAATTTCATCAAAATGTGAAATTATGGGGTGTGATTGATGTAAAACGAAGCTACGTGAATATGACGGCAACAAAGATTGAGATCACCATGAGAAAAGCTGAACCTATGCAGTGGGCAAGCCTTGAACTGCCTGCAGCAAAAACCCatggaaaacaaaaggaagagacAACAGAATGA